One Kryptolebias marmoratus isolate JLee-2015 linkage group LG21, ASM164957v2, whole genome shotgun sequence DNA segment encodes these proteins:
- the LOC108248031 gene encoding E3 SUMO-protein ligase ZBED1-like, translating into MSRIETLYNNQKAIKQRLLEQAPYIALTCDHWTSASNANYLGATAHFIDDNWCLHSFALTVSKSTERHYAEACAQHIQAVTQEWNIEKKITTLGTDSARNLTAAARLLPYEHLPCTAHSLQRAITVSLADSGFDAVLTKCRKIVGHFKHSPANARELNQQQVAHKQKEESLIQDVPTRWNSTLHMITRIQQNKSPIEATLSQQNSKIPLLTEAELGKLKKLEELLEPCRYVTETLGGQHYISCSVVLPAFCHLFRVMEPSDDDTVNIVRFKKAFCEDLAKRKENSNLTWLKNATALDPRFKDLKCLPKSERGEVWSSLNNLLKEDRNAQIQGAQTTGEAPQKKRKMSIFLLASSDSDTDDEAESIQSTLDRYKSESKTDMDECPLQWWSKRRDSYPRLEQIARKYLSTPATTVPCERLFSLSGHIIQKKRATLSSSNVERLVCLSSWLNVKE; encoded by the exons ATGTCCAGAATAGAGACGTTGTACAACAACCAGAAGGCGATTAAGCAAAGACTATTAGAGCAAGCCCCATACATCGCACTCACATGCGATCATTGGACTTCTGCTAGCAATGCTAACTATTTGGGTGCCACAGCTCACTTTATTGATGACAACTGGTGCTTGCACTCCTTTGCATTAACTGTGAGTAAGTCTACCGAGCGCCACTATGCAGAGGCATGTGCGCAGCACATCCAGGCGGTCACACAAGAATGGaacattgagaaaaaaataacaacgcTTGGGACAGACAGTGCTCGAAACTTGACAGCAGCTGCAAGACTCCTTCCATATGAACATCTGCCTTGTACTGCACACTCTCTACAGAGAGCAATCACAGTGTCACTGGCAGACAGTGGATTTGACGCTGTTTTAACCAAATGTCGAAAAATTGTTGGTCACTTCAAGCACAGCCCAGCTAATGCTAGAGAGTTGAATCAACAGCAAGTtgcacataaacaaaaagaagaatccCTGATTCAAGACGTGCCTACAAGATGGAACTCTACTTTACACATGATCACAAGGatccaacaaaataaatcaccaaTAGAGGCGACCCTATCACAACAGAACAGCAAAATTCCCCTGCTTACAGAAGCTGAGCTTGGAAAGCTGAAAAAGTTGGAGGAGCTACTTGAGCCATGcag GTATGTCACTGAAACTCTGGGTGGACAGCACTACATCTCCTGTTCTGTGGTGTTGCCTGCCTTCTGCCACCTGTTCAGAGTCATGGAGCCTTCAGATGATGATACTGTCAACATAGTGCGATTCAAAAAGGCCTTTTGTGAAGACCTGGCTAAACGAAAGGAGAACTCCAATCTCACTTGGCTCAAGAATGCTACTGCACTTGATCCCAGGTTCAAGGACTTAAAATGCCTGCCTAAGTCTGAGAGAGGCGAAGTGTGGAGTTCTTTAAACAACTTGCTTAAAGAGGATAGAAATGCCCAGATCCAAGGTGCTCAAACAACAGGGGAAGCACcacaaaagaagaggaaaatgtcCATCTTCTTGCTTGCATCATCTGATTCAGACACAGATGATGAGGCAGAGTCCATTCAATCTACACTGGACCGCTACAAATCAGAATCCAAAACCGACATGGATGAGTGCCCACTGCAGTGGTGGTCAAAAAGAAGGGACTCATACCCTAGACTAGAACAAATTGCCCGCAAATATCTCTCAACACCTGCCACCACTGTACCCTGTGAAAGACTGTTCTCCCTCTCAGGCCACATCATTCAGAAAAAGAGAGCTACGCTCTCTTCTAGTAATGTTGAGAGACTGGTTTGTCTTAGTAGTTGGCTAAATGTAAAGGAGTAG